In one Myxocyprinus asiaticus isolate MX2 ecotype Aquarium Trade chromosome 1, UBuf_Myxa_2, whole genome shotgun sequence genomic region, the following are encoded:
- the LOC127446788 gene encoding uncharacterized protein LOC127446788: protein MADHTSYEPSESLSFAPMFRSETEGQRSSHNLYRQGSMSGLSQFEVSNHLPCETCDGTGSTMNGIDPSGNTAYWGNTSPVSSVGLNRNKAQLGMYENNWSSHCHQQEATESYETTEHQKLDSFSEAFCSQSTSQMLGGEDQIGFSTPPNNSTPPSHALSFPLVLSPPPTPLPPSSFSPPKRHQHFLSAQILSQSQMQTPTDGSLQFFPSLPSPSTGRFNYPSWLQLPAEDNESGNITQHLPQEFSPSLVHSEQAGPHMRQISSPPKDCSLQMSLSSALAQHHHSQSCVQLQLGHEPGTSEDQMTWPQLGQLSHSFGPSLHQSSLHGQESGPGEGSRFTCGLNFSAESSDKPLGSYSTQNVPFVVYTGVPYNSVIQLGRELMENWEGTMSHFTPLPMLNPTRSGTGLFCNLRSPLTVENRAQLTEERKDDYSHRCINIGPEFQAELPDLIEREHRVWPEESVREEMLWKPWVDLEENDTILEQVENLLDLSASSVLPGGGANLELALHSLSRCQGNILAALEMLLFSNSVPSEDYHYSGTDMWTLSEQRLFHKAFTIYGKDFFFIHKMVRTKQVLQCVEYYYNSKRLSMKQRKKSEREKVSPSPKMLVNQANIERQIHTQPLPTSFPCKQCGKMFYKIKSRNAHMKIHRQQQEDWKDKLHIHSNQHHNLNITRALVHANQQIQTQTHHQNHILTQSLIQNLVQSQTQLAFLQSRKTPSTCSSSSTSCMAPTQNPQIVSKAPPLQLYTGHHQTWGSQHSVETGGLFYN from the exons ATGGCTGACCATACATCTTACGAGCCGTCTGAGTCTCTCTCCTTTGCCCCCATGTTCCGATCTGAGACAGAAGGTCAAAGGTCAAGCCACAACCTTTACAGGCAAGGTTCAATGAGTGGGCTGAGCCAGTTTGAAGTCTCCAACCACCTCCCATGTGAAACCTGTGATGGCACCGGGAGCACTATGAATGGAATAGATCCATCAGGGAACACTGCTTACTGGGGGAATACATCCCCAGTCTCCTCTGTGGGACTGAACAGAAACAAGGCACAGCTTGGCATGTACGAGAACAACTGGAGTTCTCACTGCCACCAGCAGGAGGCAACAGAGAGTTATGAAACAACAGAGCATCAGAAACTGGATTCATTCTCCGAGGCTTTTTGCAGTCAAAGCACCTCGCAAATGCTGGGTGGAGAAGATCAGATTGGGTTCAGCACTCCTCCAAACAATTCTACTCCTCCTTCACATGCTCTCTCCTTCCCTCTGGTACTTAGCCCGCCTCCAACGCCTCTCCCTCCTTCCTCCTTTTCTCCTCCCAAACGACATCAACACTTCCTTTCTGCGCAGATCCTAAGCCAATCGCAGATGCAAACACCGACAGATGGGTCACTGCAGTTCTTTCCCTCTCTACCCTCACCTTCCACTGGCAGGTTCAATTACCCCAGTTGGCTCCAGCTGCCAGCAGAAGACAACGAGAGTGGGAACATAACCCAGCACCTCCCACAAGAGTTTAGCCCTTCCCTAGTTCATTCAGAACAAGCAGGGCCCCATATGAGACAAATAAGCTCTCCACCGAAAG ACTGTTCACTGCAGATGTCCCTCAGCTCTGCACTGGCTCAGCATCATCATTCACAGTCCTGTGTACAGCTCCAGCTGGGCCATGAGCCCGGGACATCTGAAGATCAGATGACATGGCCTCAG TTGGGACAGTTATCCCATTCATTTGGACCTTCTCTGCACCAGTCTAGCCTCCATGGGCAGGAGTCAGGACCAGGAGAAGGGTCAAGATTCACTTGCGGGCTTAACTTCAGTGCTGAGTCCTCAGACAAACCTCTGGGATCTTACAGTACACAG AATGTTCCATTTGTCGTGTACACTGGAGTCCCTTACAACAGTGTAATCCAGTTGGGTAGGGAGCTCATGGAGAACTGGGAAGGAACAATGTCTCACTTTACGCCACTCCCAATGCTGAATCCCACCCGCAGTGGCACAGGACTCTTCTGCAACCTGCGGTCTCCTCTAACTGTGGAAAACAGAGCACAGTTGACTGAAGAGAGGAAAGATGATTACTCACACAG GTGCATAAATATAGGCCCAGAGTTCCAGGCTGAGCTGCCAGATCTGATTGAAAGAGAGCATAGGGTGTGGCCAGAAGAATCAGTCAGGGAGGAGATGTTATGGAAACCTTGGGTGGACTTAGAAGAGAACGACACCATTTTAGAACAag TGGAGAATCTTCTAGACCTCAGTGCTTCCAGTGTTCTACCAGGAGGTGGTGCCAATTTGGAGCTTGCTCTTCATAGCCTCTCACGTTGCCAGGGAAATATTCTG GCAGCACTGGAGATGCTGTTGTTTTCAAACTCTGTTCCATCAGAAGACTACCACTATTCTG GCACTGATATGTGGACTCTGAGTGAACAAAGACTGTTCCATAAAGCTTTTACAATCTATGGAAAAGATTTCTTCTTCATTCACAAAATG GTGAGGACAAAGCAGGTGTTACAGTGTGTAGAATACTACTACAACTCCAAGAGGCTTTCAATGAAACAAAGGaagaagagtgagagagaaaaa GTTTCTCCATCCCCAAAGATGTTGGTTAACCAAGCTAATATTGAGAGACAGATTCACACCCAACCACTTCCCACAAGCTTTCCCTGTAAACAGTGTGGCAA GATGTTTTACAAGATCAAAAGCAGAAACGCCCACATGAAGATCCATCGGCAACAGCAAGAGGACTGGAAGGATAAACTGCACATACACTCAAACCAGCACCACAACCTCAATATAACCAGAGCACTGGTCCACGCAAACCAGCAAATCCAAACCCAGACCCACCATCAGAACCACATCCTGACCCAAAGTCTGATTCAGAATCTGGTCCAGTCACAGACCCAGTTGGCCTTTCTTCAAAGCAGAAAGACTCCAAGCACATGCTCAAGCAGTAGTACCAGTTGCATGGCTCCCACCCAAAATCCACAGATTGTGTCCAAAGCACCCCCCTTACAACTCTACACTGGACATCACCAGACATGGGGCTCCCAACATAGTGTAGAGACAGGTGGCCTGTTCTATAACTGA